The following proteins are co-located in the Larimichthys crocea isolate SSNF chromosome XXIV, L_crocea_2.0, whole genome shotgun sequence genome:
- the lingo2b gene encoding leucine-rich repeat and immunoglobulin-like domain-containing nogo receptor-interacting protein 2b, whose translation MRHPALLHCHLFLGGALLLLLVSPALSCPARCECSAQSKSVSCHRKRLPTIPEGIPIETRVLDLSKNKLRIITPDNFSSFQQLEDLDLSDNLISVVEPGSFRSQLALRSLNFRSNLLQLVPAGVLSGLTNLTRLDLSHNRLVVLLDHAFQDLRRLTSLEVGDNELVFISQRAFTGLLGLQSLTLERSNLTVVPTDALGHLHSLVELRMRYLSIGFLKPFSFKRLSRLRRLEIDYWPWLDTLPPLSLHGLNLTTLFITNTNLSAFPGAALRNLAYLTHLNLSYCRIQHIHQGDLGQLPHLLELRLEGAQLVSIEPFAFAGLKSLQLLDVSQNRLDSLERGVFASPDSLQRLCLGGNPLVCDCRLLWLLNSHKPPSLQVLDVQPECSAPEHLLGKTLRDLKEPLVSRYMTCTKPRIGPNTTQLLMADEGQPAHLSCMAEGAPRPSVVWITPHRRYITAKSSGRVEVQPDGTLEIKAAELHDSGVYLCIASNPAGNASLSASLAVKSLGIGDRSHYINRSSNYLTDSNSTWGNGTVLYNMTVPIDIKTIIISTAMGCLSFLGVVIFCFLLLFAWSRGKGRHKSNFDIEYVPRKSNGAAAEVTETSGPRRVNMKMI comes from the coding sequence ATGCGACACCCAGCCCTGCTCCACTGCCACCTCTTCCTGGGCGGGGCCCTGCTGCTTCTCCTGGTCAGCCCGGCCCTGAGCTGCCCCGCCCGATGTGAGTGCTCTGCCCAAAGCAAGTCAGTTAGTTGCCACCGCAAGCGCCTACCCACCATCCCTGAAGGCATCCCCATTGAGACGCGTGTCCTGGACCTTAGTAAGAACAAGCTACGCATCATCACGCCAGACAACTTCtcttcattccagcagctggaggaccTGGACCTTAGCGACAATCTCATCAGTGTGGTAGAGCCAGGCTCGTTTCGTTCACAGCTTGCTCTACGCTCGCTCAACTTTCGCAGTAACTTGCTTCAGCTGGTTCCTGCCGGCGTGCTGTCAGGCCTTACCAATCTCACTCGCCTCGACCTCAGCCACAACCGACTGGTGGTTCTCCTGGACCATGCCTTCCAAGATCTGCGTAGGTTGACATCCCTAGAGGTGGGTGACAACGAACTGGTATTCATCTCTCAGCGGGCCTTTACAGGATTACTTGGACTGCAAAGTCTGACCCTAGAACGTTCCAATCTGACTGTGGTTCCTACTGATGCTCTGGGACATCTGCACAGCCTGGTTGAACTACGCATGCGCTACTTAAGCATTGGTTTTCTAAAGCCTTTCTCCTTTAAGAGGTTATCGCGTCTCCGCCGACTAGAAATTGATTACTGGCCCTGGCTGGACACACTGCCTCCCCTCTCACTGCATGGCCTCAACCTCACAACATTATTCATAACCAACACTAACCTGTCTGCCTTCCCCGGCGCAGCATTGCGCAATCTGGCCTACCTCACACATCTTAACCTGTCCTATTGCCGCATCCAGCACATCCATCAGGGAGACCTAGGCCAGCTCCCACATCTGCTGGAGCTTCGCCTCGAAGGGGCTCAACTGGTTTCTATCGAGCCCTTTGCATTTGCAGGCCTCAAATCTTTGCAACTACTGGATGTGTCACAGAACCGCCTGGACTCTCTGGAGAGGGGAGTGTTTGCATCACCAGACAGCCTCCAGAGGCTTTGTCTGGGTGGAAATCCATTAGTGTGTGACTGCAGATTGCTTTGGCTGCTCAATAGCCACAAACCCCCTTCTCTGCAGGTTCTGGATGTCCAGCCTGAATGCAGCGCCCCTGAGCACCTCCTGGGCAAAACTCTCCGTGATCTCAAGGAGCCTTTGGTCTCTAGGTACATGACCTGCACCAAACCACGGATTGGACCCAACACGACCCAGCTGCTGATGGCTGATGAGGGTCAACCCGCCCATCTGAGCTGCATGGCAGAGGGAGCACCTCGACCCTCAGTTGTCTGGATTACACCTCACAGACGCTACATCACAGCCAAGAGCAGCGGTAGAGTGGAAGTCCAACCAGATGGTACCCTGGAGATCAAGGCAGCAGAGCTGCATGACAGCGGGGTGTATTTGTGTATTGCGAGTAACCCTGCTGGCAACGCTAGCCTGTCAGCCTCTTTAGCTGTGAAGAGTCTGGGCATTGGGGACAGATCTCACTACATCAACAGGAGCTCAAACTATCTGACAGACTCTAACAGCACATGGGGGAATGGGACAGTATTGTACAACATGACAGTCCCTATTGACATTAAGACTATCATTATTTCTACAGCTATGGGCTGCCTGTCTTTCCTAGGTGTGGTCATCTTCTGCTTCCTGCTTTTGTTCGCCTGGAGCCGAGGGAAAGGACGCCATAAGAGCAACTTTGATATCGAGTATGTCCCTCGCAAATCCaacggagcagcagcagaagtgacGGAAACAAGCGGCCCACGACGGGtcaacatgaaaatgatttga